Proteins from a genomic interval of Sporolactobacillus sp. Y61:
- a CDS encoding lysozyme family protein: protein MKKIITLIISLFSIIGFSWLALFIISSLYSPQADHVPFLNDHRVISPEIENQRPLFRKYAKANDLEPYTDLIMAVAMQESKGKSSDIMQASESLGLPKDSIEDPEKSIEVGTRYFKKSMDKADGNIPLALQSYNFGLGFTDYVRHHGGRFSKELAEQFSDSKARELGWKKYGDPNYAEHVLRYYQNEKIKRSGEAKSGESE, encoded by the coding sequence ATGAAAAAAATCATCACATTAATCATCTCTCTTTTTTCCATCATCGGTTTCTCCTGGCTTGCTCTTTTTATCATTTCCAGTCTTTACAGTCCTCAGGCCGATCATGTCCCGTTTCTCAATGATCACCGGGTCATCAGCCCGGAAATTGAAAATCAGCGTCCACTTTTCAGAAAGTATGCTAAAGCCAACGATCTCGAACCTTACACAGATCTGATCATGGCAGTGGCCATGCAGGAGTCGAAAGGAAAATCTTCTGATATTATGCAGGCGTCTGAAAGTCTGGGTCTTCCGAAAGACTCGATAGAAGACCCGGAAAAGAGTATAGAGGTCGGAACCAGATATTTTAAAAAGTCAATGGATAAAGCGGATGGAAACATCCCTCTGGCCCTTCAAAGCTATAACTTCGGACTCGGTTTTACTGACTACGTCCGGCATCACGGAGGCCGCTTCTCCAAGGAGCTGGCAGAGCAATTTTCAGACAGCAAAGCAAGAGAACTCGGCTGGAAAAAATACGGGGATCCGAATTACGCAGAACATGTCCTGCGCTATTATCAAAATGAAAAAATAAAACGATCAGGGGAAGCGAAATCCGGCGAATCAGAATGA
- the asnB gene encoding asparagine synthase (glutamine-hydrolyzing) yields MCGIAGWIDRRQDLRGEGKTIKKMTQTMKHRGPDDLNIWVSEKAALGHARLVVVDPAGGCQPMSKTVRDREYILVYNGELYNTEEIRQDLLKKGYQFKGHSDTEVLLTSYMEWQEDCLSRFNGIFAFAIWDRKKEKLFAARDRLGVKPFFYSENGGRFLFGSEPKAILAHPDVRPSIDREGLSEVFGLGPSKTPGHGIYKGIHDLRPAHALSFTKDGLKIWRYWNVRSALHTDSLQDTVEHVRYLLKDAVERQLYADVPVTTFLSGGLDSSGISSIASNYFKQIHRPPLHTYSIDYRENDKFFHTSKFQPDSDAPYVKKVSDYLGTVHHSLVIDNEQLVAWLKKAIHMRDMPGYADVDSSLLWFCEGIKKDFTVALSGECADEIFGGYPWFHSPETSAKEGFPWMRSTEARQSLLNEKWESRLNLKEYALMRFHETVAETPHLESESAIDAKRRELFYLNMNWFMTALLDRKDRMSMGASLEVRVPFADHRLVQYLWNVPWEMKMHGGREKGILREALRGYLPDEVLYRKKSPYPKTFHPKYTEAVSGWLKKVIDRPGAPLLEFVQKDKVQSIIDTAGASFKVPWFGQLMSGPQLIAHLAMINEWLETYHVDIVDR; encoded by the coding sequence ATGTGCGGAATTGCAGGGTGGATTGACCGGCGTCAGGATCTGCGCGGCGAAGGAAAAACGATAAAAAAAATGACGCAGACGATGAAACACCGTGGTCCGGATGATCTGAATATATGGGTATCGGAAAAAGCGGCGCTGGGTCACGCAAGGCTGGTTGTTGTTGATCCGGCGGGAGGATGCCAGCCGATGAGCAAAACGGTCAGGGATCGGGAATATATTCTTGTCTATAACGGCGAACTTTATAATACAGAAGAAATACGACAGGATCTCCTGAAGAAAGGCTATCAGTTTAAAGGTCACTCGGACACAGAAGTGCTGTTAACCTCCTATATGGAGTGGCAGGAAGATTGCCTGAGCCGCTTCAACGGCATATTTGCCTTTGCCATCTGGGACCGGAAGAAAGAGAAACTGTTTGCGGCGCGGGACAGACTGGGGGTTAAACCGTTTTTTTACAGTGAAAATGGAGGACGTTTTCTGTTCGGTTCCGAACCCAAGGCGATTCTGGCCCACCCTGACGTCAGGCCATCGATTGACAGAGAAGGCTTATCTGAAGTATTCGGGCTGGGTCCGTCGAAAACACCGGGTCACGGTATTTATAAGGGGATTCATGATCTGCGTCCGGCACATGCCCTGTCCTTTACAAAAGATGGTTTAAAGATCTGGCGTTACTGGAATGTCAGGAGCGCGCTGCATACGGACAGTCTGCAGGATACGGTAGAGCATGTCCGCTATCTGCTGAAAGATGCGGTGGAACGCCAGCTTTATGCTGATGTCCCTGTAACCACTTTCCTGTCCGGTGGCCTGGATTCGAGCGGTATCTCATCTATTGCCTCAAACTATTTTAAACAGATCCATCGACCGCCTTTGCATACGTATTCGATTGATTACCGGGAGAATGACAAGTTTTTTCACACAAGCAAGTTTCAGCCGGACAGCGATGCCCCTTATGTGAAAAAAGTTTCTGACTATCTGGGCACCGTGCATCACAGCCTGGTGATTGATAATGAACAACTGGTGGCCTGGCTGAAAAAAGCCATACACATGCGCGACATGCCCGGTTATGCGGATGTGGACTCCTCTTTACTCTGGTTCTGCGAAGGCATTAAGAAAGACTTTACTGTGGCGCTGTCCGGCGAATGTGCTGATGAAATATTCGGGGGATATCCATGGTTCCATAGTCCGGAAACTTCGGCGAAAGAAGGATTTCCGTGGATGCGCTCGACAGAGGCGCGCCAGAGTCTTCTGAATGAGAAGTGGGAAAGCCGGCTGAATCTGAAAGAATATGCCCTGATGCGGTTTCATGAGACAGTAGCTGAGACGCCGCACCTTGAAAGTGAATCAGCGATTGATGCAAAAAGACGTGAACTGTTTTATCTTAATATGAACTGGTTTATGACGGCTTTACTTGATCGGAAAGACAGGATGAGTATGGGAGCGAGCCTCGAAGTGCGCGTCCCTTTTGCCGATCATCGGCTCGTCCAGTATCTGTGGAATGTGCCATGGGAGATGAAAATGCACGGCGGGCGGGAAAAAGGGATTCTCAGAGAAGCACTCAGGGGTTATCTGCCGGATGAGGTTTTATATCGGAAGAAAAGCCCCTATCCGAAAACCTTCCACCCGAAGTATACTGAAGCTGTTTCAGGATGGCTCAAGAAAGTCATTGACCGGCCGGGTGCGCCGCTTCTTGAATTCGTTCAAAAAGATAAGGTACAGTCGATCATTGATACCGCGGGTGCGTCATTTAAAGTGCCCTGGTTCGGGCAGTTAATGAGCGGGCCGCAGCTGATCGCTCATCTGGCAATGATCAATGAGTGGCTGGAAACCTATCATGTGGATATTGTTGACCGTTGA
- the ugpC gene encoding sn-glycerol-3-phosphate ABC transporter ATP-binding protein UgpC, whose product MAELSLKHMYKIYDNSTTPSVSDFNLDIADKEFIVFVGPSGCGKSTTLRMIAGLEEISKGELYINGKKMNDVAPKDRDIAMVFQNYALYPHMSVFDNMAFGLKLRKVPKAEIKQRVEHAAEILGIKEYLDRKPKALSGGQRQRVALGRAIVRDAKVFLMDEPLSNLDAKLRVQMRSEISKLHQNLEATMIYVTHDQTEAMTMATRIVIMKDGVIQQVGSPKDVYDTPANLFVGGFIGSPPMNFFHGTLEGNHFKGDDIDIEIPEGKLKILRNKNFLDKPIIMGIRPEDIHDEPVVINSSPKSVIQAKINIPELTGAEFMLHAQVGTHNFIARVDARTPYHAGDNVTLALNVSKTHFFDPETEKSLTAG is encoded by the coding sequence ATGGCGGAACTCTCACTAAAACATATGTACAAAATTTATGATAATAGCACCACCCCTTCTGTTTCAGACTTCAACCTGGATATTGCCGATAAAGAATTTATTGTATTCGTCGGCCCTTCCGGGTGCGGAAAGTCTACTACACTGCGTATGATCGCCGGCCTTGAGGAAATTTCAAAAGGTGAACTGTACATCAATGGTAAGAAAATGAACGATGTCGCTCCAAAGGATCGGGACATTGCGATGGTTTTTCAGAACTATGCCCTGTATCCGCATATGAGCGTCTTCGACAATATGGCATTTGGCCTGAAGCTGCGCAAGGTACCGAAGGCTGAGATTAAACAGCGTGTGGAACATGCTGCTGAGATCCTCGGCATTAAAGAATATCTTGACCGAAAACCGAAAGCACTGTCAGGCGGCCAGAGGCAGCGTGTGGCACTGGGCCGGGCGATTGTCCGCGACGCCAAAGTCTTCCTGATGGACGAACCGCTGTCCAACCTGGATGCAAAACTGCGTGTGCAGATGCGTTCGGAAATCAGCAAACTGCATCAGAATCTTGAAGCCACGATGATTTACGTCACGCACGACCAGACAGAAGCCATGACCATGGCGACACGGATTGTTATTATGAAAGACGGTGTGATCCAGCAGGTGGGGTCACCAAAAGATGTCTACGATACGCCGGCCAACCTCTTTGTCGGTGGATTTATCGGTTCACCGCCTATGAACTTCTTCCATGGAACACTTGAGGGCAACCATTTTAAAGGCGATGATATCGACATCGAAATTCCAGAGGGCAAGCTTAAAATCCTCCGCAACAAGAACTTTCTGGATAAACCGATCATCATGGGGATCCGTCCGGAAGACATTCATGATGAACCTGTCGTCATCAATTCCAGCCCGAAAAGCGTGATACAGGCCAAGATCAACATCCCCGAACTGACGGGGGCGGAATTTATGCTGCATGCTCAAGTCGGCACCCACAATTTCATTGCCCGTGTCGACGCCCGGACACCTTATCATGCAGGCGACAATGTGACTCTGGCTCTCAATGTCAGTAAAACCCATTTCTTTGATCCGGAGACGGAAAAATCACTGACTGCCGGCTGA
- a CDS encoding LacI family DNA-binding transcriptional regulator, whose product MATLSDVAKKAVVSKMTVSRVINHPDKVSDELRELVYTAMKELNYVPNFAARALVQNRTRIIKFLILEEMDVTEPYYMNLLAGIAKELDQNHYALQLATRLSHEIGPCDGLIVTGMRKADYDRIIDKLERPVVLFGQNNRGYDFVDVDNEKGICLAVRHVIDLGFKQILFFGIRLDEPFMAARIRGYEKTVRRHKLAGRVFLMKNSSHTAQAQAIALLTELHGKVAFICASDRIAIGVVRAIRAAGLAIPTDAAVTGFDGVFLDRISCPKLTTVRQPVIEMGQECARMLLKKIDMDDGHIGSRIFQPELIIRESTVIR is encoded by the coding sequence ATGGCTACGCTGTCTGATGTTGCTAAAAAGGCCGTCGTGTCGAAAATGACGGTTTCTCGCGTGATCAACCATCCGGACAAAGTTTCGGATGAGCTCCGCGAACTGGTCTATACGGCGATGAAAGAACTCAATTATGTCCCTAATTTCGCCGCCAGGGCTCTGGTTCAGAACCGTACAAGGATCATTAAGTTCCTGATCCTTGAAGAGATGGATGTAACAGAACCCTACTATATGAATCTTCTGGCAGGAATCGCTAAAGAGCTTGATCAGAACCATTACGCGCTGCAGCTTGCCACCCGTCTTTCACATGAAATAGGTCCCTGTGACGGGTTAATTGTCACGGGCATGAGGAAAGCAGATTATGACCGTATTATCGATAAACTGGAGCGTCCTGTTGTCTTATTCGGACAGAATAACCGAGGTTATGATTTCGTCGATGTGGACAATGAAAAGGGGATTTGTCTGGCTGTCCGGCATGTCATAGACCTTGGCTTTAAGCAAATCCTGTTTTTCGGGATCAGGCTCGATGAACCATTTATGGCTGCCAGAATCAGAGGCTATGAGAAGACAGTGAGGCGACACAAGCTGGCCGGACGTGTATTTTTGATGAAAAACAGTTCGCACACCGCTCAGGCACAGGCGATAGCTCTGTTAACAGAGCTTCACGGGAAAGTTGCTTTTATATGCGCCTCCGACCGGATTGCCATTGGTGTCGTCAGAGCCATCCGGGCCGCCGGGTTAGCGATACCGACGGATGCAGCGGTCACCGGATTTGACGGCGTCTTTCTTGACCGGATATCCTGTCCTAAGCTGACGACCGTCCGCCAGCCTGTGATTGAGATGGGCCAGGAATGTGCACGTATGCTTCTGAAAAAGATTGACATGGATGACGGCCATATTGGCAGCCGTATTTTTCAGCCTGAACTGATTATTCGCGAATCAACGGTTATCCGTTAG
- the pgmB gene encoding beta-phosphoglucomutase translates to MKAVIFDLDGVLTDTAKYHFEAWKNLARSIGIEIDETFNQHLLGISRMESLELILQFGGRSDDFSALEKDELAARKNEAYRGLISGMTPADLLPGIGQFLRDLKEAGIKIGLASASRNGPFILDSLQITSFFDAIVDPAKLKKGKPDPEIFAAAAAQLKMRPAECAGIEDAVAGIQAINAAGMFSVGIATPAAAAADWRVASTAELTLERLKQHFTRKDK, encoded by the coding sequence GTGAAGGCAGTCATCTTTGATCTGGACGGTGTCCTTACCGATACGGCAAAGTATCATTTTGAAGCCTGGAAAAATCTGGCCCGATCGATCGGTATCGAGATAGACGAGACGTTTAATCAACACCTGTTGGGCATCAGCCGGATGGAATCCTTAGAGCTTATCCTGCAATTCGGCGGCCGGTCAGATGATTTTTCCGCATTAGAGAAGGACGAACTCGCCGCCAGAAAGAACGAGGCCTACCGGGGACTGATTTCCGGCATGACACCGGCTGATCTGCTTCCCGGCATCGGTCAGTTTTTAAGGGATTTGAAAGAGGCGGGGATAAAAATCGGCCTGGCCTCAGCAAGCAGAAATGGTCCGTTTATCCTCGACAGTCTGCAGATCACCTCATTTTTTGATGCAATCGTTGATCCGGCAAAATTAAAAAAAGGAAAGCCGGATCCGGAGATTTTCGCTGCAGCGGCTGCACAGTTAAAAATGCGCCCTGCCGAATGTGCCGGGATTGAGGACGCAGTTGCCGGCATTCAGGCCATCAACGCAGCGGGTATGTTTTCCGTTGGCATCGCGACACCTGCCGCTGCTGCTGCCGACTGGCGTGTGGCATCGACGGCGGAACTGACACTTGAACGTCTGAAACAGCATTTTACCCGAAAGGATAAATAA
- a CDS encoding DUF1189 family protein, whose amino-acid sequence MHKYRFPVNYFMTMSFPKRIFQNRKMFGWLKLTLLFIFINACLMVPVSLMLSSLKSFDIRNVAPELTSQIGDRFAARLQNARLSGGNLKGADSFSFSSKGTLLAVDLENKWSAQGGSYHKQISGVDNALIMQRSQFIITDKSGYGFEIHYPVRQAEWQAGNAKQLKATLGQLWLRQYKPLLLAILSLMSFAALMISNLILLGIFSFVLWLTGRSGFSAIRSFKEAVSIVMLSAGAPSIIAMILGVAGMNIATALLFQSIGLILMISLVFFRTHFQESSMKKQSQIKAVSG is encoded by the coding sequence ATGCACAAATATCGATTTCCAGTCAATTACTTTATGACAATGAGTTTTCCAAAGCGAATTTTCCAGAATCGGAAAATGTTCGGCTGGCTGAAACTCACTCTTCTGTTTATTTTTATCAACGCCTGCCTTATGGTACCTGTCAGCCTGATGCTTTCATCTCTGAAGAGTTTTGACATTAGAAATGTCGCACCTGAACTGACCAGTCAGATCGGTGACAGGTTTGCAGCTCGTCTGCAAAATGCCCGGCTCAGCGGGGGAAATCTGAAGGGCGCGGATTCTTTCAGCTTTTCCAGCAAGGGAACGTTACTTGCTGTGGATCTGGAAAACAAGTGGTCGGCTCAGGGTGGAAGTTATCACAAACAGATCAGCGGTGTCGATAATGCCCTGATTATGCAACGAAGCCAGTTCATCATAACGGACAAAAGCGGTTATGGATTCGAGATTCACTATCCGGTCAGACAGGCAGAGTGGCAGGCCGGGAACGCGAAACAGTTAAAAGCAACGCTCGGACAGCTCTGGCTTCGGCAGTATAAGCCGCTGCTGCTGGCCATTCTGTCGCTGATGAGTTTCGCGGCCCTGATGATCTCAAATCTGATCCTGCTGGGGATCTTTTCCTTTGTTTTATGGCTGACAGGCCGATCAGGCTTTTCAGCGATCCGCTCCTTTAAAGAGGCGGTATCCATCGTCATGCTGTCAGCAGGGGCCCCATCGATTATAGCTATGATCCTCGGCGTTGCCGGGATGAATATAGCGACAGCACTTCTGTTCCAATCCATTGGGCTCATCCTCATGATCAGCCTTGTGTTCTTTCGTACACATTTTCAGGAAAGTTCGATGAAAAAGCAATCACAGATTAAAGCAGTAAGCGGGTGA
- a CDS encoding metal-sulfur cluster assembly factor: MSDKSSEELKDRVLEKLEDVIDPELGIDIVNLGLVYGVDIDEENNVLVTMTLTFMGCPLSASLTYEVKRALADIEELGEVEVNFVWDPPWTKERMSRYARIALGLSD; this comes from the coding sequence ATGTCCGATAAATCATCAGAAGAACTTAAAGATCGCGTACTCGAAAAACTGGAAGATGTGATTGATCCGGAACTGGGTATCGATATTGTTAATCTCGGCCTGGTCTATGGCGTGGATATAGATGAAGAAAATAATGTGCTGGTCACGATGACACTGACTTTTATGGGGTGTCCGCTGTCTGCATCACTGACTTATGAAGTGAAACGTGCGCTGGCAGACATTGAGGAACTGGGTGAAGTGGAAGTGAACTTTGTCTGGGATCCGCCGTGGACGAAAGAAAGAATGTCCCGCTATGCCCGGATCGCGCTTGGACTTTCCGATTAA
- a CDS encoding helix-turn-helix domain-containing protein, whose amino-acid sequence MNINRLARNYPGTIVEKTPFVPKKNMLYFYEDPYYIGIPSQTLSDRERNLLVMLLNQEVPPVYSGKGRLWYDLLVRGLPVKDLDLSISVRVTRFQMSARLPQDDLAEWRQALEAFFDRSDSFIYLSSTQGLIIEEKPSVPAEDLRAIANTLENDFSVKTYFQIGLRYPATGLLKGAFQEEGDLFRRFLSASSPKEVTSVACSFFSLLKPLISEWAILAEVRTMITDDPVCVRMIRSLWESQGNISTAAKHLFMHRNTLQYRIEKFYEMTGISLKEMNGLTLAYLSIL is encoded by the coding sequence ATGAATATCAACCGTCTCGCCCGGAATTATCCGGGAACCATAGTGGAAAAGACTCCCTTTGTCCCCAAAAAGAATATGCTCTATTTTTATGAGGATCCGTACTATATTGGCATTCCTTCCCAGACGCTCTCTGACCGTGAACGAAACCTGCTGGTTATGCTGCTGAATCAGGAAGTTCCGCCGGTATACAGCGGTAAGGGCCGGCTGTGGTACGATTTGCTGGTCCGCGGGTTGCCGGTAAAAGATCTTGATCTGTCCATAAGCGTGCGGGTGACGCGTTTTCAGATGAGTGCCAGACTGCCGCAGGATGACCTGGCGGAATGGAGGCAGGCCCTGGAAGCTTTTTTTGACAGATCAGACAGTTTCATATACCTCTCATCGACGCAGGGCCTGATCATTGAAGAGAAGCCTTCAGTCCCGGCAGAGGACCTTCGTGCCATTGCCAATACACTGGAAAATGATTTCTCGGTCAAAACCTACTTTCAGATCGGGCTCAGGTATCCGGCAACCGGATTGCTGAAAGGCGCTTTTCAGGAAGAAGGCGATTTATTTCGGAGATTCCTGTCTGCTTCATCCCCGAAAGAGGTGACGAGTGTCGCATGCAGCTTTTTCTCCCTGCTGAAGCCGCTGATCAGCGAATGGGCGATTTTAGCTGAAGTACGGACGATGATCACCGATGATCCTGTCTGCGTCAGAATGATCAGGTCGCTGTGGGAGAGCCAGGGGAATATCAGCACCGCGGCGAAGCACCTGTTCATGCATCGGAATACGCTGCAATACCGGATCGAGAAATTTTATGAAATGACCGGCATCTCCCTGAAAGAGATGAACGGGCTGACCCTTGCTTATCTCTCCATTCTTTGA
- a CDS encoding sugar ABC transporter permease — MKELLKNQKFTRFWNRFFTYLFLILLSIIIIYPLLITASSAFKSGNLVAFTLDFSSSWSFDNFRRLFSDTLYLTWYKNTLIIAVSTMIIQLVIVTLAGYTFSRYRFTGRKNGLVFFLIIQMVPTMAALTAFYVLAVILNALNQYWFLTMIYVGGGIPMNTWLMKGYFDTVPRDLDESAKIDGAGHLRILWQINLPLVKPMLAVQALWAFMAPFGDFMLAKFLLRTPESLTVAVGLQQFISNPRDQMVALFAAGSILIALPIVLLFFYLQRYFVSGLTAGGTKG; from the coding sequence ATGAAGGAATTACTGAAAAATCAAAAGTTCACTCGATTCTGGAATCGGTTCTTCACGTATTTGTTCCTGATCCTGCTGAGCATCATCATTATCTATCCGCTGCTTATTACGGCATCGTCGGCATTCAAGTCGGGTAATCTGGTCGCATTTACGCTGGATTTCTCTTCATCCTGGTCATTTGATAACTTCCGGAGACTGTTCTCGGATACCCTTTATCTGACATGGTATAAAAACACGTTGATTATCGCGGTGTCGACCATGATCATTCAGCTGGTCATCGTGACACTTGCCGGTTATACATTCAGCCGTTACCGTTTCACAGGAAGAAAGAATGGCCTGGTGTTTTTCCTGATTATTCAAATGGTACCAACCATGGCTGCCCTGACCGCATTCTATGTCCTGGCCGTGATCCTCAATGCGTTAAATCAGTACTGGTTCCTGACTATGATTTATGTTGGGGGTGGTATTCCGATGAATACCTGGCTAATGAAAGGTTATTTTGATACCGTACCGAGGGATCTGGATGAGTCTGCGAAAATAGACGGGGCCGGGCATTTGCGGATCCTGTGGCAGATCAACCTGCCGCTTGTCAAACCGATGCTCGCTGTCCAGGCTTTATGGGCTTTTATGGCACCGTTCGGTGATTTCATGCTGGCGAAGTTTTTACTGCGTACGCCTGAAAGTCTGACGGTTGCTGTGGGGCTGCAGCAGTTCATTTCTAATCCCAGGGATCAGATGGTTGCTCTTTTCGCGGCGGGTTCCATATTGATCGCTTTACCTATCGTCCTGTTATTCTTCTACCTGCAGAGATATTTTGTTTCCGGTCTGACAGCAGGAGGCACGAAGGGGTAA